CTGCTTTCGCCACTTCTTCTGAATGTACGCGAATACTTTTATCATGCATAACTAACCCTCATTTCAGATTTTTTGCTAGTATAACGCTAGCCCAACCTATTATACCTTTACTTACGTAATATGGTACAATTTTGTCACAAACACATGAAGGAGTGTCATCATTGGATAAGGGAACTGTACAAGATTTAAAATTCTATAGTGAAGCATTGCAGGAGGAATTAGAGCTATATATTTATGTCCCTGCTAATTATTCTCCACTATACAAATATAATATTTTAATCGCATCAGACGGTAAGGACTATTTCCAACTAGGAGGTATTACAAAACTAGCCGATGAACTTATCGATGACTATGAAATCGAGAATTTAATCATTGCATTTGTTCCATATAAAGATATTAAAGATCGCCGTCATAAATATATTCCGAGTGGTGAACAACACGAAGCCTATTTGCGCTTTCTAGCACATGAACTTGTTCCTTATTTGGATGCTGAATATGCAACATACCAGATGGGTATGAGCCGTGCTGTCATCGGTGATTCTATGGCTGCAACCGCTTCCTTAATGGCTGCTTTAAAGTACCCAAGCATTTTTGGAAAAGTTATTTTGCAATCACCTTATGTTGATGAAGATGTACTGAAAGCTGTTGAACACTTCAAAGATCCAGGGGCAATTTCTATTTATCATATCGTTGGCAAAAACGAAGATAAAGTTGTAACAATGGATAAAACTATAAAAGATTTCTTAACACCAAATCGTCAGTTGCATAATCTTATGTTAAGCAAAGGCTTTTCTACATTTTATGAAGAGTTCGATGGAAATCATACATGGAAATATTGGAAACCTGATTTAAGACGTGCATTAATTGAAAATTTCAATTAATGTTGGGCGATTCAAATTACGTATTTTTAATTTTCTGTTATACTTAGATAGAAAAATTGTTTATTTACGGGAGGTAATGGACTATGAAGTACGGAATTGTGGCTTTTCCATCAAAAAAATTGCAAGATTTAGCGAACACGTATCGCAAACGTTACGATCCGCATTATGCAAAGATTACACCGCATATGACGTTAAAGGACAGCTTTGATGCAACGGAAGAGGATATTCAATCCATCGTGAAGCAATTAGATGACATTGCTGCCAATCATGCACCTTTAAGCATTCACGCATCACGCATTAGTTCGTTTTTCCCAACAACAAATGCGATTTATTTCCGCATCGAACCAACTCAACAATTACAAGCATTCCATCGTGTGATTGAAGAAAAAATTCCTTTTGGGGATTCTAAACATGTTTTTGTCCCACACATTACAATTGCACAAAAAATGACTGATTCAGAGCATGATGATATTTTTGGCCAACTCCGCATGACAGGGGTTGATGAAAAAGATAGTATTGATCGTATTCATCTTTTATATCAATTGGAAGATGGGTCATGGACAACATATGAAACATTCCGATTGACTGGAGCTGAATAATTTTTGTATAACGTTAAGATAGTTGAAACAGAGAAAGAACATGACGATGCATTTGCTGTTCGAAAAAAGGTTTTTGTAGAGGAACAGGGTGTTCCACTTCATTTAGAATGTGATGCGCAAGATGAAACTGCAACACATTTCATTATGTATGAGGGCGATGAACCTGTTGGTGCTGCTCGTCTTCGTAGCATTGAAGAGCATACTGCAAAAATTGAACGCGTATGTATTTTGCAAAGTCAGCGTGGCAAAAAACTGGGTGCCCTAATAATGAAGGAAATGGAAAACTACGCGACTTCCATTGACCAGAAGAAATTAAAACTCCATGCGCAAAGCTACGCTGTTCCTTTTTACGAAAAGCTTGGCTATACGGTAACATCTCCAGAATTTATGGATGCCGGTATACCACATCGAGCAATGGAAAAAATAATTTAATTAATAGGTGTTACGATATGCCAAAGCATAATCGTAACACCTTTTTTTGAAGCTAGTTTTCTATTTTAAGTAGCTATTTAAGCTCTTTTATATACTAAATAACGCTAGCTTTCAGCATTACTTCATCATTTTAGCAAGCTTGTCGAAGTCTAGTGAAGCACCATCTTGAATAATAGACTTTACTATTTTATCTTCAAGCTCTTGTGTGATTTGTCTATTAGACACTTTGCCGACACGACGTACAATTTTTCTTACTTGTTTTTCATTGGTAAAATCAGCATGTTGAATTGCATTTGCTAATGCAAAGATTTCATCCATTGAAACGCCTGTCTTTTGCTCAATCGAATTAAAAAACGAGCGATGCATGTTCCCCCTCCTATCAATTCCACCTCAACATCATTGTCGCTAATGATTTGTAGCCCATAGCTTTTGTACAAAACATCTATGACAACTGTTGGAGGCTTTAACCTAATTTAGTAAGTTATTTATATACTCACAGAATTGAAGTTAAAGCCTAAATAATATAAAACTTTTTATCAATCACTAATAGCTAGAAAATTAGTTAACGAAAGTAGCACCAACAATAATTAGAAGAAT
The genomic region above belongs to Lysinibacillus sp. FSL W8-0992 and contains:
- a CDS encoding GNAT family N-acetyltransferase, producing MYNVKIVETEKEHDDAFAVRKKVFVEEQGVPLHLECDAQDETATHFIMYEGDEPVGAARLRSIEEHTAKIERVCILQSQRGKKLGALIMKEMENYATSIDQKKLKLHAQSYAVPFYEKLGYTVTSPEFMDAGIPHRAMEKII
- a CDS encoding YjcG family protein, which gives rise to MKYGIVAFPSKKLQDLANTYRKRYDPHYAKITPHMTLKDSFDATEEDIQSIVKQLDDIAANHAPLSIHASRISSFFPTTNAIYFRIEPTQQLQAFHRVIEEKIPFGDSKHVFVPHITIAQKMTDSEHDDIFGQLRMTGVDEKDSIDRIHLLYQLEDGSWTTYETFRLTGAE
- a CDS encoding alpha/beta hydrolase; the protein is MDKGTVQDLKFYSEALQEELELYIYVPANYSPLYKYNILIASDGKDYFQLGGITKLADELIDDYEIENLIIAFVPYKDIKDRRHKYIPSGEQHEAYLRFLAHELVPYLDAEYATYQMGMSRAVIGDSMAATASLMAALKYPSIFGKVILQSPYVDEDVLKAVEHFKDPGAISIYHIVGKNEDKVVTMDKTIKDFLTPNRQLHNLMLSKGFSTFYEEFDGNHTWKYWKPDLRRALIENFN
- a CDS encoding stage VI sporulation protein F, whose translation is MHRSFFNSIEQKTGVSMDEIFALANAIQHADFTNEKQVRKIVRRVGKVSNRQITQELEDKIVKSIIQDGASLDFDKLAKMMK